The Chaetodon auriga isolate fChaAug3 chromosome 20, fChaAug3.hap1, whole genome shotgun sequence genome contains the following window.
ACCAGGACATTGATTTCAATGGTCAATTTTTCACTTTAACCAGCATTGGAGATGTGGAGGATAAGTCAACATTAAAAGTTGTGCCAGTAAAGCCAGTTGTCCTCAATCTCAGTCCAGTGGAAGAAATGGCGTTTGACTCGTCTCCACCACAAGAATCCTCTGATACTGTCTCCACCCATTCGTCATCAGACACCATCATTCTCTCCTCCCCTGATGAAGGCACAACTTCTCGACGCTCTCAACCATGGCCAGCCAGATTTCAAATACCAACATTTTCCTTCGATGTAGAACAACATTTGCAGGCTGGAAACCAAGCATTCCTGAAGGATGGTGCCCTCCTCAACAATCCAAGTTTGATAAGCAGCATACTGGAGAAGCTTGCAGAGGTGGTTTTTGGTTACTCGGCATACCCCACAGGGATTCAAATTTTGACAGTGGTCGAAGCCTTAATCGAAAAGTTCCCATGTCTCAGGGAACCAGGTTCTTTTAATGGCCTTTATGGGTGGCAGCAAaggatgaaatggaaaatgggGAATTACCGTGCAAAATTGAGAGGCCGTCAACTTGCCTGTCCAGAGCTGGAAGTGAACTCGCTGAAAAGACAGCGGTCAAATGAGAGTGGTTCAAACAAAGGCATCAAAAAGCCCAAGAAAGCAGAAGTAAACTACCTGCCTCCACTGCCAATTGGGGACACAGAAGCCACTTTAGAGAAGGAGAGGGTAGATATGCTGCAAGAaattaagaagaaaaacaatgagagGATAATATCGGAGAAAATGGAAAGATCTTTCTCCATCCGAAGACAGGAAGTTGTAAAGCAGTGCCCCGCCATTCAAGATTTCCGGGAGAGATGGCCTGCTCTTTTCTCTGAAGCTCAGGTAAAACTGTCTGTGTTGCATTTATAAATCCATTAAGAAATAGTgtttgttaaaaagaaaaatgtaaatggcATAATTGTACCACCTTTTTTCAGATCAAGGAGGAATTCAAAAGAATCACAACATTTCCCTTGGAAAGAACTTTTCTCACGAAACTGGACTTCTACACTCCAAAAATGCAGGAGATATTCAGCAAAAAAGGCGGAGTAGCTGGGACTAAAATACGACCGCTTCTGGATTCCTTAAGCCAGGTAAAGCAGGAGTCCCCACACTGTCTTGCTGGGACCCAAACCTGACTTTGTCACATGTGCATGGGACACTTTTTAAAtgtacagcagaggaggaacacacacatacatacagggagagaaaggggggaggTGTgtacaggaagagagagagacagacagggagagaaatggagggCAAAAcatagaggcagagagagacacacctGAGCTGAACAGACTCAAATCATGATTTCAGTCTATTTTAATTTGGAAAATAAATtcacaaatgtgacatttcactcTGCTAACTGGCAACCTTGGCAAAATCGGTCAGTGACCCACTTTGGATCCTGACCCATAGTTTGTGAAAGGCTGAGGTAAAGTTTCAAATGCATACATTTACTTCGAAGTGGATTAACCTAGAGCAGTTAAGAGTAATGCCCTCAGAGGACCAACGAATGCAGATCCAGGATGTCTTGTGTGAATTTTGTTGTTGCTTCTATTGACATGTATAGATTAGTGAATTTATGGTACTTCCTACACAACTATCTTCTGTCTATTAAAACAGCGACACGTTGAAGCGAGACGGGAGGCCATTATCCGCGCCCTGATGGAATTCCTGGGGGAGTCTTCAGGGGAACTCATCAAGGACTACAAGGtaaattcaaacattttcagatcACAAAGTTCACTTGAGTACAATATATTGAATTCTTATTCACTTCCCCTTAAAATACAACTAGCTTGAACCATCAAATAATTGTCAGAAAATTCTTCTATTTTTGAAAAGTGAGCCTTTTTTTTACTTCAGAAATTTTCCAAATTAGAAAATGcgtcatatttctgtttttttttaaacaaacaaaaatgtaatatcctctctcctcccttttcctgcattcttttctttctcctccccttctctctcccctcctctttcttacactcttgtttctctcttctctcccattttctctcttcacttctgtcctctttcctcccccttctttcttcccctctcctctgtcttctcctctctgtgtgataCATACAGATCTGTATTGTTCAGTTTTTCCAATAATGAGAGACAGTAAATGAAGTTCAGGAATCGCTAGAGTTGTGCATAAGATCCATAAGGCCTGATTTATAACAGGTTGTTTGTGCGTGTAAAAGTGAGTGCAAACTTCAGCTGTTATTGGTACTGTGGAATATTTTGAGAATCAGAAAAATTTATTTGAAACTAACACCAAattctgcagcagacagtacacagtactacaacagtttgaaaatggGTTGGAATAAGCTAAGCTTTTATGTTTCCAGACCCTAACAACAAAAATGCAtacacaaaagagacaaataacaacaacattatGTAGGATGCACTCTTTAGTTCCCTGCTACCCCCTCTCCTCGTTAGTTGGCAGTCTCCTCCTTTTTGTATTATTCAAAGACAATTTCTAACTTTCCTAAACTTAGTGAAATTATTTGAAATGTTTAGGATCGATAGATatttaaatattgatatttttggCACTAGTCTATAACTTAAATAAGAAATTAAGCTGTACTATGCACCTGAACATGGATTCACATATATTTTACAGGATATCAGCAGAGAGGCAGCTCAAGAGGACCAGGCTGGGCAAGTCCTGAGGATCTGTGTCTTCCACACatgtgaagaagatgaaggtgCATCCAACGCTGATGTGTCGATTGTCGTTGAGGGGACTGAGGTACTTGACAACTGTGGAAATGTTGCAAAGGCCTGTCTCCTGCTGATGGGCATCATTTATGCCATGAACTTGAGTTACCCACCAAAAATGAAGTACACTTTTGAAGTGTTTCAAAAGCTTCTTCTAGAGCTTGATGTCCTTAAGCTGTCCCCGAAAATCCTGTCTCTGCGAAACAAACTTGTAGCTTGAGTGCACATGTTTGACCCACACaatgttctttaaaaaaaatgttcgaATAAGCATGTCTTTTAAGATGCACTGAAACATGTCAAATTTTTTTTCAGGGTGAAATATACGTTGTTGTTTTGCAATTCACAACCTGTTGGacaatgttttattgaaaaaaatattttctcactgaagaaaaataaaggtgTTAAATTAAAGCAGTTgcctcatttttcattcaagtcattgtttcaataaacaaaatattatGAACAAATTAAGGCAattaaaactgcagaaaaaaactatgtaaaatgtgtaaatgttacTTATTCATAGTCcataaataaaagtttaaaaaagtattttaaaattaCCTTAAAAAGCCATTGATTTTAGGTGAGATTTTTCAGTTTGAAGCAGTCAGAGTCTAAGTAAAACTTACAAAGAAGGAGAGAGTAAAATTCAATGACCATATTAATAATCAACAATAAATTACCTGAGGTTTGCAAGTAAAATAAACTGATATCCGCGAGTAAAGTTTACTTGATGATCGCCCTTGTAGAATTTACTTGCAATTTCTAAGTGCAAAAACTTTCCTAAGTTTTCTTAAGTAAATTTCAGTAAatttttttcagtgcagtttgaagttaatgctgcagcacagagctctCCTTACCCAGCTAATGACATTTAGATTGACaacccagtttttttttttttttaattggaagGAGGTTCATTGTGATATGGTACCAAAACTACTGTGTTATGGAAAAAGTGTGTGAAAAAGCTGTATCCACTCCAGGTATTCTTTATCCATCTTCAGTACGAATCTTTGGGAAAGATCAATGTACAGCTCCATGTTGAGCGATCTCCAAAACCCCTGgccattttaacatttaatcaaGTTGATGTCGGATTGGTCAGTCTTACTGTTTGCACCACACAGCCCAAACACAGTCAAACTCTGCAGCTACAGCTCATGAAAGAAACATGGCGGCCTGTCAGGTCCCACAGCCTCTGCATTTGGTTGAGGTCCTCATCTACAAATCAGCTCACATTCAGAGCCAAAGAGGAGCCAACCCTCATTGGCGTCAACTCACCTGAGTAACCCAACTCTGACCCCCCCCAATAAacttctctctctatctccctcccctctttctccttttgtttttccatgcctctctctctctctctctctctctctctctctctaatgcTCTCTCAGTGTGCTGTAGCTGGCAGTACAGTGAACACTGGTCCATAACAAAGATCATATATGCTATAAGGCACAGTGCAGGCTGGAATCTACACTCGCAACAAAAATGCTTTGATTTAACTTTAGAACacctttcatttgatttgtacCACGGTACATGCCGTTTCATGAGATTCTGATGAGGGACCCGAAAGTTTGAGAATATAAACCACAAGAAAACTGGAAGAATTTGAGGGTGGAAGGAGGGGTGGAAAAGAGGGATTCTGAAATGAGATGAAGTGATGACTATATGAATGGATTCAGACTGGATGTGTCCAGATTTATGAGGGCCACATTTTCTAAATAACatgaagggttagggttatggtATACTGGTATAGTTCTTACCAGTAAAATACCtttctttgacaaaaaaaaaaaaaaaaaaaaaaaaaaaggctcagacagctagtccatatttatttctgacccAGACATATTTTTTCAACTACATTTACACTGGTCATAGAGACTGTGTCCTAGACAAAAGAGACACATTGTGTATCTGTGA
Protein-coding sequences here:
- the LOC143339324 gene encoding uncharacterized protein LOC143339324, with the protein product MGTPAKLRIIFGDDDIRKLILPAGIPSSLTDLICAIRDSFDIPGDFSVLYQDIDFNGQFFTLTSIGDVEDKSTLKVVPVKPVVLNLSPVEEMAFDSSPPQESSDTVSTHSSSDTIILSSPDEGTTSRRSQPWPARFQIPTFSFDVEQHLQAGNQAFLKDGALLNNPSLISSILEKLAEVVFGYSAYPTGIQILTVVEALIEKFPCLREPGSFNGLYGWQQRMKWKMGNYRAKLRGRQLACPELEVNSLKRQRSNESGSNKGIKKPKKAEVNYLPPLPIGDTEATLEKERVDMLQEIKKKNNERIISEKMERSFSIRRQEVVKQCPAIQDFRERWPALFSEAQIKEEFKRITTFPLERTFLTKLDFYTPKMQEIFSKKGGVAGTKIRPLLDSLSQRHVEARREAIIRALMEFLGESSGELIKDYKDISREAAQEDQAGQVLRICVFHTCEEDEGASNADVSIVVEGTEKASFIRKQQEGETLQEFSLALMALMERLKQLVCRQPTYTLLDVRTEAIQWEREGLPSGIPGRSQSVPSICMVSSMVFKVAPRVLLLHQCLTGVR